GAGATAGTCCGTTTAAATGCATAGTACTACTCATATCAGCGGAAAAAAAGGAAGTTAGTTCAGCTCACCATTAAAAGCTACTTTATAGTAACAAACTTATTTGTGCCATGCCTGGCCCAATGATCCTTCAGGTCGACCGCATAAGAAAGGTCATGGCCTTCAGCAGCGAGTCTCTGCAGAAGCTTCTCATAAGCACCGACGCTCATTTTCCTCCCAGCCAAGCGGGACCCGGGCCTCGAGGGGCTCATCGGAAGAGGATACTCTGATATGGTTTTCGTACAACAGGACGACTGCCACCCGCCAGTTCCCCACCGGTAACAGCGTCGAGCCACACCAGTACATGAACATACAGGAACAGGAACACTAGACAAATCGAGCATCACTCCCCCTAGATCATGCTCAAGGCTCTTCCTCTCAACTTTTCCATTGGCGACgcaactttcttttttctttgcaGACTTAGACGACCTTTTCTTCGGCTCCTTCGGCCTCAATGCCTTAGCGGCAGTGCGATTAGCTTTCTTTGTCGAACTTTGCTGTTTTCCATCCAAATTCTGCGGTTCCCCTTCATCAACT
This genomic window from Ananas comosus cultivar F153 linkage group 3, ASM154086v1, whole genome shotgun sequence contains:
- the LOC109707518 gene encoding protein BASIC PENTACYSTEINE7-like; this translates as MDGSGRLGPRNWEFSDRDRRGESMLKPRPGVPAHNNVIHGHHETSLKMSSYSGRDSLIAEHNSELPSMDFSWVPQKNFFPASKAIIQEVPPRSSPMIDIHSAQVDEGEPQNLDGKQQSSTKKANRTAAKALRPKEPKKRSSKSAKKKESCVANGKVERKSLEHDLGGVMLDLSSVPVPVCSCTGVARRCYRWGTGGWQSSCCTKTISEYPLPMSPSRPGSRLAGRKMSVGAYEKLLQRLAAEGHDLSYAVDLKDHWARHGTNKFVTIK